From Antechinus flavipes isolate AdamAnt ecotype Samford, QLD, Australia chromosome 1, AdamAnt_v2, whole genome shotgun sequence:
GATTTTGGCTGGAACTTTAAAATATCCAGAGAGCCCAAGAGAGAGTTAAGGGGgctgggaaggaggaggagagcgATTCCAGCCATGGGGGACAGACAGTGAAAACACATGGAGCTGGTGATGGAAAATCTTGTGAAAGGAACAACAAGGAGGATAGGAAAAAAAGGGGTAGGATAGGAAAAAGACCATGTTATAAAGTCAAAcagtattttataatttgatttatatgtcaatatagttatatataattatataatgtatattataatttataattgatataattgatTTTGAAGGTAATCATCACTGAAGTTTATTTGAAAAGTTTAGGGGAGTGGGAGGGACTAAACATGGTCAGacttaatttccatttatttatttttaaattagagctttttatttacaaaacatatgcatgggtaatttttcaacattgacccttgcaaaactttcaaaattttccctccttccctctaccgcCTTCCCTAGACAGGtggtccaatacatattaaaaatgttaaaatgttaaatccaatatatgtatacatatttaagaaaaatcagatctagaaagaaaaaacttgaagaaaaactaaatgcaagcaaacaacagaaagcgtgaaaatgctatgttgtaaaccaccCTCAGTTCCCTAGTCCtccctctgggtatagatggctctcttcatcactgaacagttggaactggtttgaatcatctcaatgttgaagagagccacatccatcaaaattgattgttgtatagtcttgttgttgctgtgtataatcatctcctgcttctgctcatttcactttgcatcagttcatatagatctcgCCAAGCCTCACGCCTCAAAAACCATCCTCCTGATGGTTTCTTGTAGTCTGGTAATATTCCATAagaatcatataccataactttttcagccattctccaattgttgggcatccactcagtttccagttactacaaaaagggctgccacaaacatttttgcacatgtgggtcctttttccctcctttaagatctctttgggttgtaagcctagtagtaacactgctaggtcaaagggtatgcacagtttgataactttttgatctttgttctaaactgctctccagaatggttggatcagttcacagttccaccaaccaactcagtgccccagttttcccacatcccctccaacattttgtcattatcttttccttttgtcttgatcaatctaacaggtgtgtagtggtatctcagagttgtcttaatttgcatttctctgatcagtagtgatttggaggatcttttcatatgactaaaaatagtttcaatttcttcatctgaaaattgtttatatcctttgaacatttatcagttggtgggagaatggcttgaattcttatatagAGAATTATATTTtcgaaatgaggccttaatcagaacatttgaatgtaaaaatgtttttccagtttattgctttccttctaatcttgtctgcattagttttgtttgtataaaaattttttgcttaatataatcaagattatctgttgtgatcaataatgatctctagttcttttttgttcacaaattccttcctccatagatctgagaggtaaactactatcctatgttcttctaatttatttataatctcactcttgatgtctagatcatgaacccattataaccttattttggtatatggtgttaagtgtgggtccatgcctattttctgcaagactagtttccaattttcccagcagtttttgtcaaatagtgaattcttatcccaaaagctggggtctttgggtttgtcaaacactagattgctatagttattgactattttgtcctgtgaatataacctattccactgagtACTCTTGTTTCGTAGCCAGTATCAGATGATTTTGAtgatcgctgctttataatacagttttacatctggtatagctaggccaccttcatttgtctttttttccctctccattaattcctttgaaattcttgactttttttttcttcaagacgaatttttttgttatttctaggTCAGCAAAATAGTTTtctaggagtttgattggtatgggcactaaataagtagattagtttagggagtattgtcatctttattatattcgcttgacctatccaacaacacttgatattttcctaattgtttaggttgaaagtgttttatagttttgtttatatagttcctgactttcctttggcagatagattcctttgtacctcttgctgttggattttgttagtgatatataaaaatgctgatgatttatgtgaatttattttgtatcctgcaattagGCTATAGTTACGGAttacatcttttaaaaacttttttttaattaatgctttttatttacaaaggatatgcatgggtaatttttccaacattgacccttgcataaccttttgttccaatttttttcctccttatccctacctccttccctagCTGACCGGTAGTCCAGTACGTGTTAAATattgttgaaatacatgttagatccagtatatgtatatatatttatatagtgaccttgttgcacaagaaaaatcagatctagaaggaagaaaaagaaaaaaacaaaaaacaatgcaaagcaaataacaaagaatgagaatgctatgttgtgttccacattctgttcccatagttctctctctgggtgtagctgattcttctcttcattactaaacagttggaactgatttgaatctctgcaagcctctctgaatcattctgctggtcgttttcttacagaacaatagtattccataccattcatataacataatttatccaggtattcctcaattgatgggcatcccctcagtttccagtttcttgccactacaaaggggACTGTGTTGATTacttctaattgtttttttttagttgattctctagagttctcttaaagataccatcatatcatctgtaaagagtgataatttggtttcctcattagctaccctaattcttttaatctctctttcatctcttaatgccaaagctagcatttctaatacaatatcgaATAGTAATGCTGATGGTGGGCAATCTTGTTTGACTCCTGATCttaattgggaatggttccagtttatcaccattatacATGATCcttgatgatggttttaaataaatgctactgagtattttaaggaaaagtacatttggattttattttttatcctgcaattttgctataGTTATGGattacatctttaaaaaatttttttttaaattaatgctttttatttacaaaggatatgcatgggtaatttttccaacattgacccttgcataaccttttgttccaatttttttccttcttatccctacccccttccctagctgattggattttatcagatgctttttttgcatcctttgagataattatatggtttttgtttacttggttattgatatagtcaattatgttaatagttttcctaatattgaaccagccttgtattcctggtataaatcctacttggtcatagtgcagACTTAAATTTTAGCAAGATCACTTTGATAGGTAGTTGGATAGACTGGAGTGAAGCAATAGTAATCCactaaaatctatttaaataatCCCAGCATGAGATGATGAAGGCCTGCATCAGAATAGTTGCATTATGAGATAAGTTGTACAGAGTTAAGAATAGATTAAAGAATAGATTAAAGATGGAAGTGTGAGAGGATGGTATCTTAAGTTTCAAGTATGAGTAGCTGTGAGACTGATGATGCCCTCTACAGAAACAGCAAATTAAGGGGAGGAGTATGGTTTCTGAGAAAAGTATGTTAGGTTTTGAACATAATTGAGTTTGTCACCTATAAGATATGCAGATCGAGATGTCCAATAGACAACCGGAGAAGGAGATTGGAGGTTGGGAGAGGTTAGGCTGGTTAAGTCTGCAAATCATCAGCATAAGAGAAAATTGAATTCAATGGCGCTGATGAAAACATATGTACAGAGGGATGAAAGAATGATGCCCAGAACATCCTTAGGGGACACCCACATTTTCCTATTATGAATAAATCTTTAATCTACCTTCCCACCTGTATTTCAGTTTACGTAAATGTTTCTGCCAAGCTGTTCCCCAAGTTTGATAgattattaaatgcaaaatagtaGCTTATCATCCAATGCTTGAGTGTCTTTAGGTACAGCTTTTGAAGTTCTTGATttgcttctttccccttctcacaGTTTCCTTCTGAAACATCTTGccttttatttattatacatgCCATATGCAAAATGTAATGTAATGATAGAATATCAAAACTGGAAGGGATCCTAAGGATCATGTATTATAACCAATTTTTAACATAGATGAGACAACATTGGAAGGGAGGGCATAGTGGCTTATAAAAGTCAATTGACAAAAATAGTGAAGAACTAGGaacaacatttaaaataattgcaaccTCAGCAATTGCAACAGAACTCCAAATCACAATGTACAAGttgaattataatattaattttaattaatattggagagttgtaaatggatccatttttctggaaaaaagttaataaacattATCATAGTGTCTGACTTCAAAGGAGCCCACATTTAATAGGGGAGataatattttaacaaatagCTACATAAAGatttatgtttatgtgtgtagACACATGTCTatgcatatacattatatatagataaatatgtagacacatgcatatacattatatatagataaatcTTTATGTAGCTATTTGTGTAggtatatacaaatgtgtatatatacacacacacacacacacacaaattgtacaggataaataggaaataatggaaGATAATTAAAtgggggttgggaaaggctttcagtaaaagatgggatttttgaGAAGACAGCTGAGAAGGGACAGTGTTTTAGGTTGGGAGCCAGAAAATATGTCCTGGGCAAGAGGGATGGAACATCTTGTTTGGaatagccaggaggccagtgtcaccaATTTAGTGGTTGTTGAAAGGTCAGTGCTTGAAATGATTTTGAAAGGTTGTCATTTGggaatttgtaaaattaaaaaaaaaaaaaagaaatttggagctGGTTTGGCCAAGTTTAAGGGAAGTATATTGGAAGGCACTAACTGCTTACAGGTTGTAGTTGGCTGGTTGCTGTTTTTATGTTCTCTGTGAGCTTAATTCCTGCACACCcatcttccttctgttctctcctAGGTGATTTCTTTATTGTGAAATTTTATGGCCTACTTTCAGTTCCCAGCCTTTTGCTCTCCTTGGAAGCAGATGCAAGTTTGTAAATTAGAGCTTAAATTGATGTGGCTGTAGTGTGAGTTGAAAGGGATgtgagagattaaagaaaaaataaattagtgtATATCTGAGTGGAGGATACCAGAGGAGAAGTTGATGCATAGCTTGCAAATTTGGGTGACTAAAAGAATTGTGCTTTCCTTGACAGGAAATACTGAAATTAGGAGGGGGTGTCCTTTAGGCAGAAAGATAAGTTACCTAATAATTGCCAATAGCCTTCTCATCTCTCCTTACTACATTCTCCATAAATGTTTAAATTACTATTTCCTAAGTGCAAGTCTTATCATGTTATACCTCTCTACTCAAGAATATTTCCATTGCCCTTAGGATAAAGTACAAATTCCTTTTAGCTGGGCTActgcaatgatttttttcatgtcCCTCAAGTTTGTCATTCCAGTACACAGAGCCAGTTTGATGAGGTCACTCCTTTACTCCATCTAACTGCATTGGCACTTAACTTTAGGATCAATTATCAATTCTGGtatttaaaacactttataacCTGACTCCATTTACTGTCCTCAGTCTATAGTCGTATTTgtgctttttgttcttttatacaTTATGCTCCAGtcttctattttcattcatttttgtactGGTTATCTCCTAGAATGTCTGGAGTCCTACCTTGCTCTCTTTTAGTTCTTGGAATCCCTGTTTTTTCTCAGAACAGCTCAAATACCCTCTTTTATTGGAGGCCTTTAGAGAATGATCCATCCAAATATTAGCATCTTTCTACCCAAGGTTACTTTATTTTGTTGtatgttctctctcctctcttttctccctctccctccccatatGGCATCACAAAGACTCAGATATAACTGAAAGACGACTGAAAAACATAGAATATATTATAAGATGTcttgattgattttatttgttgttcCTTTGGTACAATTGTAGGAGAGGTTATAACATTGGGGAGTGTTTAATCctttcaattgtatccaactctccatgacccattttgggattttcttggcaaaaatagagtggtttgccattttcttcttcagctcattttatagatgaggaaactaaggcaaatttaGTGAAGGACTCAGCTGATAAGTGtgtgagaccagatctgaactgaGGTCCCCCAAACTCTAAGGCTGATATTtgatccactttgccatctaatTGCCCTTATTGAGGAGTGACCGATGTTAAAATAAAACCCATGAAAATTTAAAACATGCACCCCAAAAAAGGCAAAATCCATGAAAAAATTAGGCAGAATTAGTACTAACACCCAAGTTTTATAACTCCTTTTGCATTATAGCTGCTGACTCAGTGGAACATTTGAGGAACAAGATGTCAACTAGTATTAATAGAGATGTAAACTTTTAAATTCTCCATCATGAAGAGGAAATGGTAGGATTGATCTTCCCTGTTTACCTTGGATCTTCATTTACTTGTGCTACATGTCCTGGTGCCCATCTTTGTAAGGTTGTTCTGCCTGAGTTGATGGAAAGTGATGATAGCTCTTGGAGTCTTCTCTCCCATTTTTGAGTATCTCCCCACATCTTTTCCTCACCcttatatttctattctatttctaagttcctttcatattttcccctcttccatttctcatcttctccccccaaaatagGTAAAAGATATGGGCAGAGTGATTGGGtatcttcaaggaacttcaagCTCTATATGAATATCTAAAGACTAAGCCAAACTGACAagtggtatttatttattttttagtgatTTTGAGAGATGGTTAAAATGGAGTGGTTAAAAGGAAATCTAGAGAGGAACATGAAAGTAGTCATGAAGCATTTGAAGGGAGATTAGATACTGCTTGGACAGAACTTGGTCCATTGGATGGACGTTAGGATAAGTTTCAGCTGGCAATTAGCAAAAAGCTTTTGACAACTACAGCTGTGTCAAAAAGTATACTGGGATACCTTGGGAGATGTGGGTTCCACTACACTAGGCATCTTTTGGGAAAAGCTAGATGGCTTATGGTAAAGACAGCTTGTGCtgagatttattttataaatttagaaattttagaaatttacaTTTAAGTAAATCCTCTACAACCATAGGCCACCAGAGGGCAGAGTTTGCTCATACTTCCTCCTGTCTCTGGAaagatttttgtgtttttgttctttttcatggTAGTGATAGTGATAATGATTTTGCTTTTGACTTTGGGAGATAACTTTTCTATCTTAAAAAACCTTAAATTATAGTTTCTCATTGACAGTGAGTGAGAGTAGCTTTCCCTGATCTTTCTTAATTCTCTTGattatctgtatctatctatctgttgtACATACTTacttgcatattgtctcctccattagactggaACTTACTTAAGAAAAGgtactttaaattttctttgcatTGCCTGTGCTTAGCAGGATAGTACAAAATAGGCACCTAACAAATGATTGTTGACTGAATGGCTCACTTACCTAAGCCATTGTATTTTTGTACCTGTGTCTTGTGATGAAAAAGCGCTGATGATGAATTTGTGGTTGGGTCAGTGGCTGCCAGACTCTGTGCAGGTGCATATGCAGGTAGAGAATCACTATACAGATCCATTCTCTTAAAAAAAGGACCAAAAATAGCtaaaagctttctctttctttctttttctccctccctccctcccttcctccctgtaaaatgtgtataatattatctattaaatattgatattatccacattttacagttgaggaaacagaaattagataatttgctcaaggtcacataactatcATGTTTTCTCTAGAATCTTCCCCTTTCTAAATCAACAGAAACGTTTTTCCCTTGACATCCTGATCATCATAGTATCAGTGATTTAGCACTGGAAGGGACCCCATAGGCCAGCTGGTTTCacttcctaattttacaaatgaggaactctAGTGCCAAAAGACTTAAGTAACTTAAAACAGATAAGTGaaagaggtgggatttgaacctagctcctcaaatccaaattcattgtttttccctATTCTATccttctgaatttttatttctgaaaatcaGAAATTAGCTTTATCAAAAATGTATGAGCTGATAAGCCCTGTCATAAGTTCTTCTTTGCCTCCTCACAATTAAGTCTACATTTAGTCATTGGGCCAGGCTGTTAAGTAAGTCTCAGAAAAGTGGGATTCTTAGGTTTTCCTAATGTCTAATTCCAGCACTTTACTTATTGAGTTGCACTGCCTCTCTGaaagtttaatgacttgccaaAAGTCACTGCATCAATTATTGACTTCTGCCAAAACTGCTTCCTCACCATTGccaaatttaataactttttttcagtcttcattctCTGTTCTTTCTTCAGTATTTAACACCATTGACATCTTTCCTATTGTCTTGGTGTATAATTTTCCCTTTTGAGAATGTAAGCTTGGGGTAgcgaggtggtacagtggattgagAAGATAAGAGTGTCAAGCCTGTAGTCAGAAGATTGCtttttctgggttcaaatctggcctcagaaacaagttgtgtgacctaggcaagtcacttaaccctgtttgcctcagtttcctcatttgtaaaatgaactgcagaaggaatggcaaacccctcctgtatttctgccaagaaaatcccaaatggggtcacagagttggacataactgataAATGACTTAACAGAAGGTAGGCTAGAAGACaggctgtttttgcttttgtatcccagtgaaattctttctcattcatttattcatttatttatctattcattcattttttctttctttggctctCATGATAATCCTCTATTCATTCTCCATTTTGCTTGACCACTTAATGTGTTCCCTTTTTGGTACTTATACTTCCTGGTCCCCAAAAGTGGTCATCCCTtgttcttttctctatattttttcccTCAGCAATCTCTCTCATCTACTTCTGTTTCAGGGAGTGTTTTCCAATATATTTAATGAAGTTTGCCTTAATCACTAGCTGTTATCCTGAATGGAATCAAAATCCCATTTAAAACTTTGATTTGAATTATTCTCAAATCCCACATACATAGTACCAGTTCATCAGAGAATAGCTCCACAGTCACTGGAAATCTCTTAAACTATGCCGATAGTCAAGATTGTTAAAGAAAAATCACTCAACTATTCATACTCTGATCCAGCCATCTGTCTACTAGGTTTATACTCCAACAATATCAGCAACAATAAGAAAAATTCCATATATAGCAAAATATTTACAACAAcattttttgtggtagtaaaaagaaaagttcctacccattaattggaaaatgaatgaacaagctAAAGTGTTAAAGgtatttaagaatattttattgtACCACAAGAAACAATGATTAGGAGGAATTTTGAATAACATCAAACGGTTTCCATGAACTCATACAGAGTAAAGAATATAAAACCAGAGAACAAAATGGACATTGAGTCCAGtgtcaattaaaaacaaatgccAATTACAGATTTTAAAGTTACATTCATTTTGATactaaagaagaaggaaaaatgccTCCCTCTTTTTGGTAGAGATGTGGAGAGCTATAAGTTAATGTAATGTTACATGTATTTTCCGATGCAGTCGTTGTTGGTTGGGTTTCACCTGCTATGTTACAAGGGAGGATTCATTATCAGGTTTCGAGAGAAAGTACTTTGGGAAACAATtctgatatatgtatgtgtgtgtgtgtatatatatatatatatatatatttatcttggagtctttgcttgttttattcagcTTATTTAATACACAACAACACCGTGGCCCCAAAGTGTGCAAAGTTAAAGCCTTCAGCTATGaccagggacagagagagggctATGGGCTGGAGCAGCAAGGAAATGAGATCAAATGGGTTTCTTCCCTCTCTACAGTTTCTGCTCTCCATCAGTACTAGTCCCTGTGGGCAGCTTGAGGGAGCAGGGGAAGGGGGCAGAGACCTCCCAGTGGCTGGTGGGGCAAGGGGCAGGGGCATAGGAGGAAAGAAGTCTCCTTGCTGGAGACCCATGACagtctgatattttgaaagggaaaataacCAACTTCCGGGATATTGGAGAATGACATTTAGtagagaaaatgttttataagtaGGAATGTCTTAATGAAGATTTGACAAAATGATTAAGTCTAATTCAGATCTGATGATTGCTCCAAAAGAgacctcatttaatttttatattatccacaataaaagaaatcatttctgAGACACTTCTGTCCACATTAAGTGACAGAAAGTTTTCTGGTGCTGATGGGGGTTCCAGAGTGTCGAACTGGGACTGGAGCAACTCTGGTGGCATAAAATGTCCCTTTCTTTTGGCTAAACGCCCAGAAATCACTTCAAAAGATCCATTCAAATAGACCACAAGGGGCTTCAGCTCTGGGAATCCTTTTTCCCCTGGCTCATCATACTCCTGAGTTGTAGCACCTTCTCCTCTTATTAAAATGTTTCTGTACATTTTCTTCAAAGCAGAACAGGCAAGGACCACACTTTGACCTGAGGAAATgtttctgtttaaaaaataaaacaacaacaaaaaaaaaatagatgtatgGGAAGGGGCATCAGGAGAAGCCAGTAGGATCTACAATatgtgaatattttaattttattttatcattggtTTAAAGCCAGATCCAAAGGcatgatttaaaataataaaaggtaatctgtatataaaattttaatagttgCAAAGTACTGtacatatatcatttcatttgccCTTCAAAAATCCATGAgaaaggtgctattatgatctctattttacagatgagggaactaaggcaTAGATCGGTCAAGTGACTTGGCCAATGTCACACAGTAAGTACCTGAGGGAGATTTGAACtagttttcctgaatccaaatccagtgctctacaCACTAAAACATCCAGATGGCAAGGAATTGATATGCCTGCATACCTCCTTCATTGGCAATAcaaaaattgaattgattttgCGTGACTGCCCTGTACCAAACTATTCATGAACAGtaatgtttatttgattttaatctctgagtttctcttcctttttgtgtTTTATGCTAATGATGGAAAGTACCAAAAAATGGTCAGAAGCAGGcaacagaaggaaggagaggagagacttAATCTCTTGAGTTTTTCTTGTTTGGACTCATGATTTCATCATTCTGGGGAACTTCTTTGACTAATGTAGATGAATACCGTGATACCTATTCTGTAACTTCTAGAACTGGTGACTTATCTAATTACTTAACCAATACTTTAGtaattttttgaggcaatcagaatTATGTGATTGAAAAGTTTTTCTAATAAGTACTGGTAAATATTAGGGCTACAAACAAAAGGGTTGTAGTGCCTGCTTTCAAGGACATCACATTCTAACTGAGGCGGGGGAATAACATATAAAGCAAAATCTAGCTATCAATTAGATGGAAAGACCTGGAAAATCTAAACATGCAATAGTAGAGAGGTGGAAACAGGAAAGGCAGCAGGGCACTATGGCATgtcatttgagtcaattctccaagaCTATGTAAATTGAAGAGAAGGTAATAACTTGCATTAATAGAGGAAATACCCCACAGtattaaaatcacatttttatgaCATTTCTTCTCTGACCCTAAAGACCAGCAGGCTATTTGCTAAATTCTGTTCACCGTATTGTAACTGAATAAAACTTAGAACAAAGTTGATCTGGCATATACTTAATAATTAGCACAATAGTTACCAAATTGCATGGTAATTaggcatataaaaataaatacatcctTATGTATCCTAATCAACATTTcaagaacaatttaataaaataactaaataaaaatccCCCTCTATAAGTGGTTGTCCATCCTTTGTTTAAAAGTGGAGgttagaaagggagggagaaaaattggaatacacaaagtattacaaaaatggatgttgatgaatttggaaaaataaattctaaaaaaaaaaagaaaaaatgaaaagagaatttgaCTCTCTATGGATCAAAACCTGCCTCTTGGCAACTACTATTCATTTGTtcttagttctgccctctggggcaaTGAAGAACAAATTTAATTCCTCTTTCACATAATACTCCTTCAGTCACTTGAAAGCTTTTCTCATATATTCCCATATTCCATATCTCCCAACCTTTTCCAGGCTAATATACTTAATACCTCTTATCTTAACATGGATAAATGTTCTCCATATGCTATAATGTATCCTGTCTAAACATttgtatcaaatatatatatatatatatttaatttgagtTGGGAACAGAAAATAGTGTACAAGATGCTGATTGCTGTAAGTACTAATAAAAGCAGGGTCACTGATTTATAGTCATAAAGGCAATAGGGGCACACACTGGATAGAAtactgcattcaaatccagcttcagataacTGATAGgcatatgaccctgagcaagtcatttgcactctgcctcactttccttatttggaaaatggagataacaacagCACCTCATTAGGTAGGTTAGGGTAGTTGTGATTAGTGATTCTCAAAATATTAGTCTAATGACTTATGGTGGGTGCTTGAGACCCTTTCTGCAAACCCATGAAA
This genomic window contains:
- the IDNK gene encoding probable gluconokinase isoform X1, with the translated sequence MASRRRDFSPAGFKTPAKASGAELMPRAGEESPENYWANHGTSPGSAGDGSERLGKLGWKFYDADDYHPEENRKKMGKGIPLNDQDRIPWLCHLHDILLRNISSGQSVVLACSALKKMYRNILIRGEGATTQEYDEPGEKGFPELKPLVVYLNGSFEVISGRLAKRKGHFMPPELLQSQFDTLEPPSAPENFLSLNVDRSVSEMISFIVDNIKIK
- the IDNK gene encoding probable gluconokinase isoform X2, which translates into the protein MEPPRVVLVMGVSGSGKSTVGSLLATELGWKFYDADDYHPEENRKKMGKGIPLNDQDRIPWLCHLHDILLRNISSGQSVVLACSALKKMYRNILIRGEGATTQEYDEPGEKGFPELKPLVVYLNGSFEVISGRLAKRKGHFMPPELLQSQFDTLEPPSAPENFLSLNVDRSVSEMISFIVDNIKIK